In Drosophila innubila isolate TH190305 chromosome 2R unlocalized genomic scaffold, UK_Dinn_1.0 1_C_2R, whole genome shotgun sequence, the following are encoded in one genomic region:
- the LOC117783765 gene encoding odorant receptor 59a-like, translating to MDTHINSLSYFRSHWTVWKIQGIAYKQIYWRKLYLFYSLLIILFITIGYPLHLGMSVFQSDNLPDDLKNLTIFATCLACSLKIIIYAYNFDKVYKMEQLLRQLDSRVSGKEETYIYNQLKTQLRNILFIFISIYLPTGVFAEMSFIFQDKRRLMYPAWFPFDWRNSTRNYCIANIYQIVGLSYQILQNYVNDCYPAVMLCIISAHTKMLYKRFERIGIKDTGDSEVQKELEACITDHKRLLELFRTMESFMSLSMLIQFAVTALGICVSSATFIFFVTDPMGRTYFFFYGLAMPLQIFPTCYYGTDTELWFGKLHYAAFSCNWTKQSRSFKKKLMLFVECSLKQSTAMAGGMVRIHVATFFSTLKFAYSLFTILLRMQK from the exons ATGGATACGCATATAAACAGCTTGAGTTACTTCAGGAGTCACTGGACAGTCTGGAAGATACAGGGAATTGCCTATAAACAGATTTATTGGAGGAAACTATACTTATTCTACAGTCTGttaataattctttttattaccATTGGATATCCATTACATCTAGGCATGTCAGTTTTCCAGAGCGATAATCTTCCGGATGATCTTAAGAACTTGACGATCTTTGCCACCTGCCTCGCTTGCTCcctcaaaataataatatacgcCTACAACTTTGATAAGGTATATAAAATGGAGCAACTTTTGAGGCAATTGGACTCACGAGTCAGTGGAAAAGAAGAGACTTACATATACAACCAACTGAAAACACAGTTGCGAAATATTCTGTTCATATTTATCAGCATCTATCTCCCAACTGGTGTTTTCGCGGAGatgtcatttatttttcagGATAAGCGGAGACTTATGTATCCTGCATGGTTTCCCTTTGATTGGCGAAATTCCACTCGGAATTACTGTATTGCCAATATATATCAGATTGTAGGCCTAAGCTACCAAATATTGCAGAACTATGTCAACGATTGTTATCCCGCCGTTATGTTGTGTATAATCTCAGCTCATACCAAGATGCTCTACAAACGCTTTGAACGTATTGGAATAAAAGACACTGGAGATTCTGAGGTCCAAAAGGAACTGGAGGCTTGTATCACGGATCACAAACGATTGCTAGA GCTTTTCCGAACAATGGAGTCCTTCATGTCCCTGTCCATGCTCATCCAATTCGCAGTGACTGCTTTGGGTATTTGCGTTAGCTCTGCGACGTTTATTTTCTTCGTCACTGACCCTATGGGTCgaacatatttctttttttacggATTGGCCATGCCTCTACAAATCTTTCCCACCTGTTACTATGGAACGGACACTGAGCTCTGGTTTGGGAAACTTCACTACGCAGCCTTTAGCTGCAATTGGACCAAACAGAGCCGCagttttaaaaagaaactgaTGTTGTTTGTGGAATGCTCTCTAAAACAGAGCACCGCCATGGCAGGTGGAATGGTACGCATCCATGTTGCTACCTTTTTCTCCACCCTCAAATTCGCCTACTCTCTCTTTACTATCTTACTACGAATGCAAAAGTAA